One Anas platyrhynchos isolate ZD024472 breed Pekin duck chromosome 2, IASCAAS_PekinDuck_T2T, whole genome shotgun sequence DNA segment encodes these proteins:
- the EN2 gene encoding homeobox protein engrailed-2, which translates to MEEGARSPREEAGEPQESGGGDAEPGGGRRALLLPPGDPPPPAPHPHPHPHRITNFFIDNILRPEFGRRKEAGGLGGDNRRPGAENRRSPAAAPTPGAPLPGSGGGSPGRGEGGPPGLALHGASKKGGDPAALEAALKARGLSGGDLSVSSDSDSSQASSNAGNQPMLWPAWVYCTRYSDRPSSGPRSRKPKKKNPNKEDKRPRTAFTAEQLQRLKAEFQTNRYLTEQRRQSLAQELGLNESQIKIWFQNKRAKIKKATGSKNSLAVHLMAQGLYNHSTTAKDGKSDSE; encoded by the exons ATGGAGGAGGGAGCCCGGAGTCCCCGCGAGGAGGCCGGGGAGCCTCAGGAGTCCGGCGGCGGCGACGCGGAGCCCGGCGGAGGGCGGCGagctctcctgctgccccccggcgaccccccgcccccggccccgcacccTCACCCGCACCCTCACCGCATCACCAACTTCTTCATCGACAACATCCTGCGGCCCGAGTTCGGCCGGAGGAAAGAGGCCGGCGGCCTCGGAGGAGATAACCGGAGGCCCGGAGCGGAGAACCGCAGGAGCCCCGCGGCGGCGCCGACCCCCGGAGCTCCCCTACCCGGCTCCGGGGGGGGTTCGCCGGGTCGAGGAGAAGGTGGCCCCCCCGGGCTGGCCTTGCACGGAGCCTCCAAGAAAGGGGGAGACCCCGCGGCGCTGGAGGCTGCCCTAAAAGCTCGGGGCTTGAGCGGAGGAGACCTGTCGGTGAGCTCGGACTCGGATAGCTCCCAGGCCAGCTCCAACGCCGGGAACCAGCCCATGCTTTGGCCCGCCTGGGTTTACTGTACGCGGTACTCGGACCGGCCGTCTTCAG GTCCCCGGTCCCGCaaaccaaagaagaaaaacccCAACAAGGAGGACAAGAGGCCGCGCACCGCCTTCACCGCCGAGCAGCTGCAGAGACTCAAGGCCGAGTTCCAGACCAACCGCTACCTGACCGAGCAGCGGCGGCAGAGCCTGGCCCAGGAGCTCGGCCTCAACGAGTCCCAGATCAAAATCTGGTTCCAGAACAAACGGGCCAAGATCAAGAAGGCGACGGGCAGCAAAAACTCCCTGGCGGTGCACCTCATGGCCCAGGGGCTCTACAACCACTCCACCACGGCGAAAGACGGCAAGTCGGACAGTGAATag